TCCTCAACACTTCGGCCTATGTAGCGGCCGCGGCAGACAGTTTCGAGAAGCTTCTCGAGACCCTGATCCGCGCCGCCGAGGTCGAGACCACCATGAAGAAGCTGCTGGACGAGATTGAGAAGACCAAGAGAAGGGTTAACGCACTGGAGTTCAAGGTCATCCCCGACCTCCAGGAGTCCCAGAGGTTCGTCAGGTCCCGTCTCGAAGAGATGGAACGTGAGACCACTACCTCTCTCAAGCACCTCAAAGGCAAGGAAGAGTCTTGAAGTCGTTGGAGGAGCGTCTTGAAGAGTTCGCCGAAGACCCGGCCAAGAAGGCCAAGCTCTTCAAGTGGACGATCATCATCGCATACTCCATGCTCATGCTCGGCATAGTAATCATCTTAGCCGTTCTCTTCAACGAACGGTTTTGAGGGCCGAAACACTTTCAAGGGCCCCTTCGGGGGCCCGACACCTTCTTCAATAGTGTGTTACACAGCGTTCCCGCACGCTCTCCGGACCTCTGGGGAATCCTTTAATCCCTGGTAGCCATAGTCTTCGGACATGAGAGACGAGATTCTGTCGGCGGCAGCGAGGAGGAACCTCTTCCTGTCCCCGGAAGCGTTGGAGATCATAGATTCCAACGGTTATTCCCTGGATTTCGTCAACACTCTCCTGAATTCCCTGTCCAACAACGCGATGTTCGTCACCAAGCAGGACGTCATCGATTTCCTGAACGGGGACAAGGGCCTCTTCGAGCCCGAGAAGATAATCAAGCCCCGTGTTAAGAGGAACACCGACCTGGAGATAATGGACGGTTCCGATATCACCGGGAACAGCACCTGCACCGGGACCATAGAGGACTTCACCAACTACTTCCGCAGCCGTTTCTCCCAGCTGAAGAGGATCATCGAGAGGAGGAGGGATTTCGAGTCCCCCCATCCCATCAGGAAGGTCAAGAACATCGGCAGGGAACTCAACATCATCGGGATGGTGTTCGATAAGAAGGTCACCAAGAACGGCCACATCATCCTCACGGTGGAGGACGAGGACAGCAGTATCCCTGTGCTCATCGGGAAGGACTCCGACATATTCGCCGAGGGGGAGAAGATCGTCCAGGACGAGGTCATCGGTATCCACGGACAGGCCGCCACCAAGGGCGACCTGTTCATCGCCAGACAGATCTACCATCCGGATATCCCGGCCGACCACAGATGGGTCCCCTCCGACACGGGATCGTCAGTCGCATTCCTGTCCGACATCCATATCGGGTCCAAGGAGTTCCTCCGCGGCAGCTGGGAGAAGATGATCGCCTTCCTCAAGGCACATTCAGACGACCAGCAGATCAACTACATCATCATGCCCGGGGACGTCGTTGACGGTATCGGCGCATATCCCGGACAGGAAGCCGATCTGGAGATCGACGACATCTACGACCAGTACCATGCCCTGTCCGAGTACATCAAGGAGATCCCGGACGATATCCGCTTGGTCCTGCATCCGGGGAACCATGATGCCTGCCGTCTGGCGGAACCCCAGCCCGCTCTCAACGAGATCTACACCAAGAGCTTCGATTCCAACGTGGCGATGGTCGGGAACCCGATAAACATGAAGATCGAGGGGAGGATCGTCACCTCATATCACGGGAAGAGCATTGACGACTGGATCTCCGGGGTCAGGGAGCTGACTTACGAGAACCCTCTGCTCGTCATGAAGTACATGGCCGAGAGGAGGCACCTCGCACCCATGTACGGACAGAGGAACGCACTCGCCCCGGAGAAGAAGGATTACCTGGTCATGGACAATGTGCCAGACATCTTCGTTTCCGGCCATGTGCACGGTGCGGGAACCATGGAGTACCACGGCGTCAGGATGATCAACGCATCCACTTGGCAGTCGCAGACCGACTATCAGAAGATGCACAATTTCAACCCCGATCCGGGAATCATGCCCATCGTCAACCTGGGTACCGGCAAGATGGTCCTGAAGAACTTCGCCAAGGACTGATCACTGAAGGGTGACCCTTCCGCTTTCGATATCGTAGAGTGCGACCACGACGGTAGCCTCGGGTATCGATTCCTTTATGGTGCTGGCACTGTTCCTGGCATTCTGAACGGAGACCTCCGTCGGGTCCTCCTCGTCGCCGATGGATTCCGAGATCCTGTCGACGATCGCACCGACATGGCCGTGGTTGTGTCCGTTCAGTGCCGCATGCACCGCGCCGCAGTGTGTGTGGGCCATGACCACTACGATGCCGCATCCGAGGTGGGAGACGGCGTAGTCTATGCTCCCCAGTTCCCCGTCGAAGATGGTGTTGCCGGCGGTGCGGATCACGAAAAGCTCACCGATCCCAGTGTTGAATACAATCTCCGGTACTACCCTGGAATCCGAACAGGTAACTATCGCCGCATACGGGTGCTGTCCGTTGGCCGCCGTATCCCGTCTGAGCCTGAAGTCGGACAGCGGCGGAGGCACATCCGAAAGGAACCTCTCGTTGCCGTCCATCAGTTTCTTCAGCGCAGATTCGGAGTCCACGGCAGGGATATCGGGCTAAACACCATATTATATTTGGCAGACGATAGACCGCCATGGCGGCCGTGACGGTATCCTGTCCCGTGTATCCCAGCGAGGATCCGGAGAAAGTGAAGAAAGCCCTTCTGAGCATTTTCCCCACAGGAGATTTCCAGCTGGAGGACGGGACCATGTCAGGCACTGCCGACCTGGACAACTTCTCCAATCTCATAAGGAAGCAGAGGATTCTCGACACCACACGCTCCCAGATGCTGAAGGGAATGGGCAGGAGCACCCGCAAGACCCGGTTCAACCTCAACAAGCAGGTCGCCACCGTCGGGAAGGTCTCCTTTGTGGAGTACCGCATCGCCCTGGGCACCATCGAGGTGACCGTGGAGGACGACGACCTTCCCGCACTCATCGACAGGATCGCACCGGTCACGGTCGACGGAGAGGAGGTGAAGCAGTGAATACCATCGGGGTTTCCTGTCCGGACTTCTGTACCACCGACTTCTACGAGATGCTCGAGAGCATCTCCAAGGATTTCAGCCACTGGGAGATATTCTCGGAGGCCGATCACATGGTCCAGAAAGTCTCCGGAGGTTTCGCTGACAGGGCCGAGATGTACAAGATGACATTCTCCATCCACACCGACATCTCCTGCGTCAACATCGCGGCGGTGAACGAGAGGATGAGGGAGGCCTCCGTCATGGAGATCGTGTCCGAGATGGAGGCAGCAGTGGAGATGGGCATCGACACCCTCACCGTTCATCCCGGAATCATCAATCTTGCCGTGAGCGGTACCCGTGACCGCTCCGTCCGTTCTGCGAAGAACAGTGCCAGATTCATCTCCCGTGCCGCAAACGAGTACGGTCTGAGGGTATGCATGGAGAACATGCCGAACGTCCCGATGCTCATCGGGACCTCCGTGGAGGAGCTTCAGGAGATCGTCGACGGTACCGATCTGGGGGTAACTTTCGACATAGGGCACGCCAACACCCTCGGAATGATCGATTCCATGATCGATACATTCGGGGACCGTATCGGCAACGTCCACATCCACGACAATCTGGGGAAGAGGGACGACCATCTCACCTTAGGCGAGGGGAACATCGATTTCCTGCCGATAATCCGCAGGCTCAGCAGGTACAAGGGAAGGTACATCATCGAATCCCTCGACCTGCTCTCCGCCGTGGAGTCGCAGAAGATCCTGAAGAACATGCTTCAGTGACGGTCCCACTGTTCGTCTATCGATCCCGGGAG
This is a stretch of genomic DNA from Thermoplasmatales archaeon BRNA1. It encodes these proteins:
- a CDS encoding Archaeal DNA polymerase II, small subunit/DNA polymerase delta, subunit B; amino-acid sequence: MRDEILSAAARRNLFLSPEALEIIDSNGYSLDFVNTLLNSLSNNAMFVTKQDVIDFLNGDKGLFEPEKIIKPRVKRNTDLEIMDGSDITGNSTCTGTIEDFTNYFRSRFSQLKRIIERRRDFESPHPIRKVKNIGRELNIIGMVFDKKVTKNGHIILTVEDEDSSIPVLIGKDSDIFAEGEKIVQDEVIGIHGQAATKGDLFIARQIYHPDIPADHRWVPSDTGSSVAFLSDIHIGSKEFLRGSWEKMIAFLKAHSDDQQINYIIMPGDVVDGIGAYPGQEADLEIDDIYDQYHALSEYIKEIPDDIRLVLHPGNHDACRLAEPQPALNEIYTKSFDSNVAMVGNPINMKIEGRIVTSYHGKSIDDWISGVRELTYENPLLVMKYMAERRHLAPMYGQRNALAPEKKDYLVMDNVPDIFVSGHVHGAGTMEYHGVRMINASTWQSQTDYQKMHNFNPDPGIMPIVNLGTGKMVLKNFAKD
- a CDS encoding Carbonic anhydrase, yielding MDSESALKKLMDGNERFLSDVPPPLSDFRLRRDTAANGQHPYAAIVTCSDSRVVPEIVFNTGIGELFVIRTAGNTIFDGELGSIDYAVSHLGCGIVVVMAHTHCGAVHAALNGHNHGHVGAIVDRISESIGDEEDPTEVSVQNARNSASTIKESIPEATVVVALYDIESGRVTLQ
- a CDS encoding Sugar phosphate isomerase/epimerase encodes the protein MNTIGVSCPDFCTTDFYEMLESISKDFSHWEIFSEADHMVQKVSGGFADRAEMYKMTFSIHTDISCVNIAAVNERMREASVMEIVSEMEAAVEMGIDTLTVHPGIINLAVSGTRDRSVRSAKNSARFISRAANEYGLRVCMENMPNVPMLIGTSVEELQEIVDGTDLGVTFDIGHANTLGMIDSMIDTFGDRIGNVHIHDNLGKRDDHLTLGEGNIDFLPIIRRLSRYKGRYIIESLDLLSAVESQKILKNMLQ